The genomic segment GCCAGTTGGTCTTGACCAGCGGGTGCACTCGGCCCTCGAAGTTGCGGTTGCCGGAGAGCACCGAGGCCACCGTGAGGTCGCCCTCATCGACGGCCTTCTCGATGGACTCCGGAAGCGGCCCCGAGTTGCCGATGCAGGTGGTGCAGCCGTAGCCCACCAGGTTGAAGCCCAGCGCGTCGAGGTCCTCCTGTACGCCGCCGGCGGCGAGGTAGTCGGTGACCACCTTGGAGCCCGGGGCCAGCGACGTCTTGACCCACGGCTGGGTGGTCAGCCCCTTCTCGCGGGCCTTGCGCGCCAGCAGGCCGGCGGCCATCATCACGCTGGGATTGGAGGTGTTGGTGCAGGAGGTGATGGCGGCGATCACCACCGCGCCATGGTCGAGGGTGAACTGCTTGCCAGCGTAATCGACATCCCGGCTGTCGGCGTTCTCGTAGCTCTGCTCGATGCCCACGGCGGTCTGGCCGCCTTCGGAGAACAGCCGCCCCTTCTCGGTGGTCGGTACTTCATGCAGGCGATCGCCCATCAGCGCCTCGAAGGTCGCCTTCATGTCGGTCAGCGCGACGCGGTCCTGGGGGCGCTTGGGGCCGGCCAGGCTGGCCTCGACCTCGCCCATGTCGAGTTGCAGGGTGTCGCTGAAGATCGGTTCGGCGCCGGGCTCGCGCCACAGCCCCTGGGCCTTGCTGTAGGCCTCGACCAGGGCGATCTGAGCATCCTCGCGGCCGGTCAGGCGCAGGTAGTTGAGGGTCTCCTCGTCGACCGGAAAGAAGCCGCAGGTCGCACCGTACTCCGGCGACATGTTGGCGATGGTGGCGCGGTCGGCCAGCGGCAGGTCGTCGAGGCCGTCGCCGTAGAACTCCACGAACTTGCCGACCACGCCCTTGTTGCGCAGCATCTCGGTGACCGTCAGTACCAGGTCGGTGGCGGTGATGCCTTCGCGCAGCTTGCCCGTCAACTTGAAGCCGACCACTTCGGGGATCAGCATCGATACCGGCTGGCCGAGCATGGCCGCCTCGGCTTCGATGCCGCCCACGCCCCAGCCGAGGATGCCGAGGCCGTTGATCATGGTGGTGTGGGAGTCGGTGCCGACCAGGGTGTCGGGGTAGGCGAGGGTCTTGCCGTCGACCTCCTTGGTCCACACCGTCTTGCCCAGGTATTCGAGATTGACCTGGTGGCAGATGCCGGTGCCCGGCGGCACCACGCGGAAGTTGTCGAAGGCCTCCTGGCCCCAGCGCAGGAACTCGTAGCGTTCGCGGTTACGCTCCATCTCGATGGCGACGTTGTCGCGAAAGGCGGCCGGGTTGCCGAACTTGTCGACCATCACCGAGTGGTCGATGACCAGATCCACTGGCGATAGAGGGTTGATGCGCGCCGGATCCTCGCCCAGCTCGGCCACGGCGGCACGCATCGAGGCCAGGTCGACGACCCCGGGCACGCCGGTGAAGTCCTGCATCAGCACCCGGGCCGGGCGGTAGCCGATCTCTCGACTCGAGCGACCCTGCTGCTGCCAGTCGACCAGCGCCTGCATGTCGTCGACGCTGACGCTCTCATCGTCGGCGAAGCGCAGCTGGTTCTCGAGCAGCACCTTGAGGGTCATCGGCAGGCGGTCGATATTGCCGAGGGTCTCGGCGGCCTTGGGCAGGCTGTAGTAGTGGTAGGTCTGCCCGCCGGCCTCGAGTTGGCTCAGTGTGTCGGGGGTCGTGTGGCTCATGGTCTCCTCCTCATGAAGAGCGATGGGCGCCCATCCGGGGCGCACGAAAGCGCGATCACCAGTTTCATATGGTCATGATAGGCGCTGATTTCAAGCGCTGCCGGGGTGACGCGCCGTGTCGCCACGCTCAGCGTCTATGCTGGAGTGACGCAGAGCGGTCCCCGAGCAGGGCCGATAGAGGCAATACCCCACGCGAGTGGCACGACGATGACAGGAGCTCCCCGATGCATGAAGAGATGCTCACTTCACGGGCGGTGCACTGCCCATACTGCAGTACCGCCTTCGACCTGCTGGTGGATGCCAGCCAGGGCAGCCACATGACCTGGGAGGACTGTCCGCGCTGCTGCGCGCCGATTCAGCTGCGCATCAGCGTATCGCCGCAAAGCGGTGAGCTGGAGGAGGTTGCCCTGGGGCGCGATGATGACGTGGTGTGATAGCATTGGACTATGGCATCAATTGATCAACTTGATTGCCAATATCGTGGCTTTGACTTTAGTCTTAGCCGCTATTTTGATCATACAATCATCATTCGCACCTCAAGGGAGAGACCTGAATGAGCGTACTGGTAGGCCGCCAAGCCCCCGATTTCGAAACTGCTGCTGTGCTGGGTAACGGCGAGATCGTCGATGATTTCAAGCTTTCCGACAGCCACGGCAAGCTGCGCGTGCTGTTCTTCTGGCCGCTTGATTTCACCTTCGTCTGCCCCTCCGAGATCATCGCTCATGACAACCGTCTGGCGCAGTTCAAGGAGCTCGGCGTCGAGGTGATCGGTGTCTCCATCGACTCCCAGTTCACCCACCACGCCTGGCGCAAGACGTCTCCCGAGAAGGGCGGCATCGGCGAAGTCGGCTTCCCGATCGTGGCCGACGTCAAGCACGAAGTGACCCAGGCCTACGGCATCGAGCATCCGGAAGCCGGCGTCGCCATGCGCGCTTCCTTCCTGATCGACGAGCACGGCGTTGTCCAGCACCAGACCGTCAACAACCTGCCGCTGGGTCGCAACGTCGACGAGATGCTGCGCATGGTCAAGGCCCTCAAGCACCACCAGCAGCACGGCGAAGTCTGCCCGGCCGGCTGGGACGAAGGCCAGGAAGGCATGAAGGACACTGCGGAAGGCGTCGCCAAGTACCTCGGCGCCCACTCCAAGGCGCTGTAAGTCGAGCGCTTGCAAAGAGGCGGCCTGCGGGCCGCCTCTTTGCGTTGGTGCAGTGATACACTCTGCCTCCGATACGTTGCGGCATGTCGATCCGTGTCGCCATGCCGCAACGCGTCGCCAGCGCGACGACTAACGCTACCCGCCATCATTCAAGACACCCATGAGGTCATCCATGGACGCACGCCACGAACGCTTGATCATTCTCGGTTCCGGCCCGGCCGGCTATACCGCCGCCGTGTATGCCGCCCGCGCCAACCTCAAGCCGCTGCTGATCACCGGCATGCAGGCCGGCGGCCAGCTGACCACCACCACCGACGTGGACAACTGGCCGGGTGACGACGCGGGCGTCCAGGGCCCCGAGCTGATGGAGCGCATGAAGCGCCACGCCGAGCGCTTCGAGACCGAGGTGCTGTTCGACCATATCGACGAAGTCGACCTGCGCAGCCGACCCTTCACGCTCACCGGTAGCGGTGGCACCTATACCTGCGATGCGCTGATCATCGCCACCGGCGCCAGCGCCCGCTACCTGGGGCTGCCCTCGGAACAGCAGTTCATGGGCCAGGGGGTGTCGGCCTGCGCGACCTGCGACGGTTTCTTCTACCGCAATCAGGAGGTGGTGGTGATCGGCGGCGGCAACACCGCCGTTGAGGAGGCGCTGTACCTCTCCAACATCGCTGCCAAGGTGACCCTGGTGCACCGCCGCGATAGCCTGCGCGCCGAGAAGATCCTGCAGGACAAGCTGTTCGACAAGGTCGAGAACGGCAACATGGCCATCGAGTGGAACCACACCCTCGACGAGGTGCTCGGCGACAACAGCGGCGTGACCGGCGTGCGCTTGGCGTCCACCGCCGACGGCAGCACCAAGGAACTGGCCGCCCCCGGCGTGTTCATCGCCATCGGGCATACCCCCAATACCGGCCTGTTCGAGGGCCAGCTGGACATGGCCAACGGCTATATCAAGGTCAAGTCAGGCCTCGAGGGCAACGCCACCGCGACCAGCGTGGCAGGGGTGTTCGCCGCCGGCGACGTCATGGATCACGTCTATCGCCAGGCGATCACCTCCGCCGGCAGCGGCTGCATGGCGGCCCTGGACGCCGAGCGCTACCTCGACGAGATTGGCTAGCGCCTAGCGCCCCGCCGCTCGCTACTACCAGTTAGTAATGCGGCGGGAGCTCCTGGGACGGGTCGAAGCCCTCGGGCTGATCATTCAGCGCCTGCTGCTGTTCGCGCAGGCGCTTCTGCATCATGGCGTTGAGCCGGATCAGCTCCTGCAGGCGCCGCTCCTGACTCGCTACCGCTTCGTCGAGCTGATCCAGCCAGTGCTCCTGGTGGGCGGTGCGGCTCTCGAGAGCCTCCAGCCGCGCCGCCAAGCCGGCGAGCGACGCCTGTTCAGGCATGCTAGAATCGTCTCGTTGCGTGTTGCCGTTCATCGCTGCACCTTCATCCAATGTCACTGTGGTCCGTCGGTCATCACGCCGGGGGGCACGACCGTGATTGTCATAGCTAGTATCCACGTCCACCACAACAAGAGAAGTTGAGGTCCATGAATCATAAGGTGTTTGTTCGCTGTCTTATCATCAGTCTCCTGCTCGCCGCGCCTGCTCCCCTGTTGATCACTCTGTTCGTCTCGTTCACCGGCGGTCTGCTGTCCCAGCAGCTGCTGGCATCGCTCGAGCTCGGTGGGGTGGCCGGCGTCTATCTGGCCGTCGTCGCGGCAGTGTTCCTGCTGCTGCTGGTCGCGACCAGTGCCGTCCAGGTGCTGTCGCCCTCGGCCTCGCCTGCCTCGGCCGTACTGGCCGACATCGAGAACGACGATCGCGAGATCGGCGAGGTAAAGTGGTTCAACGTCAACAAGGGGTATGGCTTCATCACCCGTGACAACGGCGACGATGTCTTCGTGCATTTCCGTGCCATCCGCGGCAAGGGGCATCGTACCCTGGCCGAGGGTCAGAAGGTGCGCTATCACATCGTCGAGAATGAGCGGGGGTTGCAAGCCGACGACGTCACCGTGATTACCTGAAGCGAAGCGCCTGACCTTCGCTCGTCAGCTTTCGATAGGCAGGTGGTTACACCATCATCAGACATCGCCCCGCTCGCGCGGGGCGATGTCGTTTCAGGCCTAGCCTGGGTTACTGGCCGGAGTCGGGCCAGGTGATGGCCTCCTCGCGGCCGTCCGGCAACACTCGCCAGAAGCGATCCGGATCGTCGCCGGGCTGCCAGCCGCCCAGCGAGCAGCGCACCTCGCAGCTCAGCGCCTGGCTGACGTCGCGGGCGCAGTCGGCGTCGCGCGGCCAGGGCGTCGCGTCGCTGTCGAACCACAGGCTGCTGAAGCCGTCGGCGGCCTGCTCGACCAGCAGCACCGGGATGCGCTGGCCCTGCAGGTGCCCGATGGTGCGCCACTGGCGCTTGCCGGCAGGGCCTAGCGGCGCCGCGTCGAGGTTTGCGCTCAGCCACTGGCTGACCGCCTCGACGCTGGCGTCGGCGGCGAGGTAGATCTCGATGTCCGGATAGCGCTGCATGGGCACCTCAGTTGGCCTCGCCATGGGCGAACAGGCGCACCAGGATGGCTTCGTAGATCTCGCTCAGGGTGTCCAGGTCGGCGGCGCGCACGCGTTCGTTGACCTGGTGGATGGTGGCATTGAGCGGCCCCAGTTCGACCACCTGGCTGCCCAGGGTGGCGATGAAGCGGCCGTCGGAGGTGCCGCCACTGGTCGACAGCGCCGGGCGCTGCTTGGTCACCGTTTCGACGCCGCTCACCGCGGCCTCTACCAGCTCGCCCTCGGCGGTGAGGAAGGGCTCGCCGTTGAGGGTCCAGTCGAGGCGGTAGTCGAGGCCGTGGGCATCGAGGATCGCCTCGGTGCGCTCACGCAGCTGCTCGTGGGTCACCTCGGTGGAGTAGCGGAAGTTGAACACCGCCTCCAGCTCGCCGGGAATCACGTTGGTGGCGCCGGTGCCGGCGCGCAGGTTGGAGACTTGGAAGCTGGTGGCGGGGAAGAAGGTATTGCCGTCGTCCCAGTGCTCGCTCACCAGGGCATCCAGCGCCGGCATGGCGGCATGGATCGGGTTGCTGGCCAGCTGCGGATAGGCCACGTGGCCCTGTACGCCCTTGACGTGCAGCACACCGCCCAGCGAGCCGCGCCGGCCGTTCTTGATCACGTCGCCGAGGCGCTCGCTGGAGGAGGGCTCGCCGACGATGCAGTAGTCGAGCCGCTCGTGACGCTCGCGGAGGTGCTCGACCACGGCGCGGGTGCCGTCCACGGCAGGCCCCTCCTCGTCGGAGGTGATCAGGAAGGCGAGCTTGCCGTGGTGTTCGGGGTGGGCGGCGACGAAGCGCTCCACCGCGGTGATCATCGCCGCCAGGCTGCCCTTCATG from the Halomonas sp. 1513 genome contains:
- a CDS encoding aconitate hydratase 1, whose translation is MSHTTPDTLSQLEAGGQTYHYYSLPKAAETLGNIDRLPMTLKVLLENQLRFADDESVSVDDMQALVDWQQQGRSSREIGYRPARVLMQDFTGVPGVVDLASMRAAVAELGEDPARINPLSPVDLVIDHSVMVDKFGNPAAFRDNVAIEMERNRERYEFLRWGQEAFDNFRVVPPGTGICHQVNLEYLGKTVWTKEVDGKTLAYPDTLVGTDSHTTMINGLGILGWGVGGIEAEAAMLGQPVSMLIPEVVGFKLTGKLREGITATDLVLTVTEMLRNKGVVGKFVEFYGDGLDDLPLADRATIANMSPEYGATCGFFPVDEETLNYLRLTGREDAQIALVEAYSKAQGLWREPGAEPIFSDTLQLDMGEVEASLAGPKRPQDRVALTDMKATFEALMGDRLHEVPTTEKGRLFSEGGQTAVGIEQSYENADSRDVDYAGKQFTLDHGAVVIAAITSCTNTSNPSVMMAAGLLARKAREKGLTTQPWVKTSLAPGSKVVTDYLAAGGVQEDLDALGFNLVGYGCTTCIGNSGPLPESIEKAVDEGDLTVASVLSGNRNFEGRVHPLVKTNWLASPPLVVAYALAGNVRRDLSKEPLGEGSDGKPVYLQDVWPSQAEIAEAVEKVKTEMFRKEYAEVFDGDDVWKAIDVPQSEVYQWPESTYIQHPPFFDGMGREPEAIDDVADARILAMLGDSVTTDHISPAGAIKPDSPAGRYLQEHGVKPVDFNSYGSRRGNHEVMMRGTFANVRIRNEMLDGVEGGYTRHVPSGEQLAIYDAAMKYQQEGTPLVVVAGKEYGSGSSRDWAAKGTRLLGVRAVLAESYERIHRSNLIGMGVVPLQFPEGESRQSLGLTGDETISIEGLGELSPGGKVKVTIKNDKGEKKLDALCRIDTANELAYYQHGGILHYVLRKMIGSA
- a CDS encoding alkyl hydroperoxide reductase, with protein sequence MSVLVGRQAPDFETAAVLGNGEIVDDFKLSDSHGKLRVLFFWPLDFTFVCPSEIIAHDNRLAQFKELGVEVIGVSIDSQFTHHAWRKTSPEKGGIGEVGFPIVADVKHEVTQAYGIEHPEAGVAMRASFLIDEHGVVQHQTVNNLPLGRNVDEMLRMVKALKHHQQHGEVCPAGWDEGQEGMKDTAEGVAKYLGAHSKAL
- a CDS encoding thioredoxin-disulfide reductase, which encodes MDARHERLIILGSGPAGYTAAVYAARANLKPLLITGMQAGGQLTTTTDVDNWPGDDAGVQGPELMERMKRHAERFETEVLFDHIDEVDLRSRPFTLTGSGGTYTCDALIIATGASARYLGLPSEQQFMGQGVSACATCDGFFYRNQEVVVIGGGNTAVEEALYLSNIAAKVTLVHRRDSLRAEKILQDKLFDKVENGNMAIEWNHTLDEVLGDNSGVTGVRLASTADGSTKELAAPGVFIAIGHTPNTGLFEGQLDMANGYIKVKSGLEGNATATSVAGVFAAGDVMDHVYRQAITSAGSGCMAALDAERYLDEIG
- a CDS encoding slyX; this encodes MPEQASLAGLAARLEALESRTAHQEHWLDQLDEAVASQERRLQELIRLNAMMQKRLREQQQALNDQPEGFDPSQELPPHY
- a CDS encoding DNA-binding protein, whose protein sequence is MNHKVFVRCLIISLLLAAPAPLLITLFVSFTGGLLSQQLLASLELGGVAGVYLAVVAAVFLLLLVATSAVQVLSPSASPASAVLADIENDDREIGEVKWFNVNKGYGFITRDNGDDVFVHFRAIRGKGHRTLAEGQKVRYHIVENERGLQADDVTVIT
- a CDS encoding succinyl-diaminopimelate desuccinylase, with translation MPTTESQPPSPTLALAIELMARPSVTPDDEGCQALMIERLEALGFHIERLPFGDVDNFWAVRGHHGPVLAFAGHTDVVPSGPHTNWETPPFEPCLDADGMLRGRGAADMKGSLAAMITAVERFVAAHPEHHGKLAFLITSDEEGPAVDGTRAVVEHLRERHERLDYCIVGEPSSSERLGDVIKNGRRGSLGGVLHVKGVQGHVAYPQLASNPIHAAMPALDALVSEHWDDGNTFFPATSFQVSNLRAGTGATNVIPGELEAVFNFRYSTEVTHEQLRERTEAILDAHGLDYRLDWTLNGEPFLTAEGELVEAAVSGVETVTKQRPALSTSGGTSDGRFIATLGSQVVELGPLNATIHQVNERVRAADLDTLSEIYEAILVRLFAHGEAN